The Flavobacterium galactosidilyticum nucleotide sequence GATTAATTTCTGCTTATAAAACAACGGCACAATTAATTCTTGAAGGTTGTGAGATTACTGAAAAAACCATCGATATTCATTTTACAATCTCATTTGATTACAAAAACATGAATAAAGTAATGCGAGTAGTTAAGGAAAAGAAGCTCGACATTGTGAATCAAGAAATGGAAATAAATGAAATTTCGGGACTTCCAATAGGCAAAATAGAGATAAAAACACGAAAAAAAAATGCCGAAATGATCTTCGACATTTTCAATTCAATGTTTGAGATTGAAATAAAACGAATTTAAATTCAATCGAAACAGTATTATTTTGAACTTTATTCAAGTGTTTTGAACAACTCTAAAATATTATCTGGTGGAGCTGTCGGTCTTCCCGTTTTTAAAGACACAAAAACCAAAATAAAATGGGCAGTTGTTAATAACTCATCAGACTCATTATAAATAGCGCAGTCAAATTCTATCTTTACAGCGGACCTACTTTTAAAAGCAGTATGAACTGTTAGCAGCTCATCATAGCGCGCTGATTTCTTATAATTTATATTCATAGAAACTATAGGAAGTGCAATTCCATTTTCTTCCATAGATTTATATGAAATCCCTTTGTTTCTGAGCCATTCGACGCGTCCAATCTCAAAATAAGGGATATAATTCCCATGATATACAACACCCATTTGGTCTGTTTCAGAGTATCTAACCCTAACTTCTATTT carries:
- a CDS encoding acyl-CoA thioesterase, coding for MKNHQIEVRVRYSETDQMGVVYHGNYIPYFEIGRVEWLRNKGISYKSMEENGIALPIVSMNINYKKSARYDELLTVHTAFKSRSAVKIEFDCAIYNESDELLTTAHFILVFVSLKTGRPTAPPDNILELFKTLE